TTCTCAGCTTCCACTCTGCAAAGCACTACGTAGGGAGCTCGATCGATGCTAGTTACTGACATTGTGTGTGACGTGTGTGGCGTGCTCACTCGCAAGGCTTCAAGACGGACACAGGCAACACGGTGGTGCACACGACGAACTCCACGGTCTACAAGCTCTGCAGCACCGGCGtcacggcgagcggcggcggcagcgggtgGAAGCCGGAGGGGGCGTTCCTCGCCGTGATGCTCACGGCGGAGGGCGCCAACTACTTCTTCTCCGACGCCTGGAACGGGGAGCACTGCCAGAAGGGGATGCGGTTTCAGGTCAGCGTGGCGCGCGGCCGCGGTCTCCCGTCGGTGCCGCCGTCGTACTACGAGCCGCTCTCCGGCGCGGCGCCTGCGGGGACGCGACGCGTCGGGACTGGGGCCGTGTGCGTCGTTGCGATGGCTGCAGCCTTTGCTGCATTTGTGTTTTCTTGATTATTTATTCACAATACAAAGTCATCGCCGGCGTTTTTGGGCATGTTTCCTATAACGTTTTCCTCAATCTCTTTGTTCAACTTTGACGAAATATTTGTAACATGTTTtggtagaaaaaaagaaaaatagaatcTTTACATTTTTTTGCTAACATAAACTGAGCACAAAGCATCTCCTTGTTTTGCTGCTGATCAGGAAAAGGCACAAAGCAACTACTTGGTTAAACAGTTAGGGTCCTGTGTGGAACTATACAGGTTCCCCTTGAATTTTAAAAAGCA
This sequence is a window from Miscanthus floridulus cultivar M001 chromosome 10, ASM1932011v1, whole genome shotgun sequence. Protein-coding genes within it:
- the LOC136486833 gene encoding early nodulin-like protein 18 produces the protein MPPAMGIPTTVMFRVAVMVFAVTTAAAAGNTIESPTSTANSTSSPTKNTTAPLPPFGTNHAVGDGTGWFFDWKANASAANYSAWAANRTFYLGDYLSFKTDTGNTVVHTTNSTVYKLCSTGVTASGGGSGWKPEGAFLAVMLTAEGANYFFSDAWNGEHCQKGMRFQVSVARGRGLPSVPPSYYEPLSGAAPAGTRRVGTGAVCVVAMAAAFAAFVFS